A genomic stretch from Desulfotignum balticum DSM 7044 includes:
- a CDS encoding lipopolysaccharide biosynthesis protein has protein sequence MTTSKQKYRHIFDTTHLQSDLKKRSLRSGMVTVGSQAVMFIIQLGSTMILARILSPQDYGINAMAVSITGFAGIFSSLGLSTATVQRKNINHEQVSTLFWINAAIGLLITLVVAAVSPVVAWFFKTPEMLKVMLSLSVIFITGGLNIQHSALLTRQMRFYTLAKIRILSLTGGILVAIITGYYGFGYWALIFNTLTNVTLMTIGCWLSCNWIPGLPYRHSGVGAMIRFGSDLMGFNAINYFSRNMDNVLIGRYHGSGALGLYSKAYQLLMMPITNLRDPMTSVALPALSRLQNDPDLYKNYYLKCVSLLAFVSMPLVGFMLVYSDQLIHLLLGPQWIGASVIFKILAIAAFVQPVSGTLGMVLISTGRSRLYLKMGVFSAVVICSSFAMGLPWGGKGVAAGYAAANYLVLFPTVYYTFKGTAIRSKDFLYAVGKPLISSLIMVAGCFLLFCFSQHMNTVISLAVGGFAAILIYFSVFACLFSGLNELHDYYSYGKLIFERKNR, from the coding sequence ATGACGACATCCAAGCAAAAATACCGTCATATATTTGATACCACCCATCTTCAGTCTGACCTGAAAAAAAGGTCTTTGCGAAGCGGGATGGTGACGGTCGGTTCTCAGGCCGTGATGTTTATTATCCAGCTGGGCTCCACCATGATTCTGGCCAGGATTTTAAGCCCTCAGGATTATGGAATCAATGCCATGGCGGTTTCTATCACAGGTTTTGCAGGTATCTTTTCAAGCCTGGGTTTGTCAACAGCCACGGTTCAGCGAAAAAATATCAACCATGAACAGGTCAGCACTCTGTTCTGGATCAATGCGGCGATCGGGCTGTTGATTACTCTGGTTGTTGCGGCCGTTTCTCCGGTTGTGGCATGGTTTTTCAAAACGCCTGAAATGCTGAAGGTGATGTTGTCGTTATCTGTTATTTTTATTACCGGGGGGTTGAACATTCAGCATTCCGCTCTGCTCACACGGCAGATGCGGTTTTATACACTGGCTAAAATCCGGATATTATCTCTGACCGGTGGTATTCTGGTGGCCATTATCACCGGATATTATGGGTTTGGCTACTGGGCTTTGATATTTAACACCTTGACCAATGTTACGTTGATGACGATCGGTTGCTGGCTTTCCTGCAACTGGATACCTGGGTTGCCATATCGTCATTCAGGTGTCGGGGCCATGATCAGGTTCGGTTCTGACCTGATGGGATTCAATGCCATCAATTATTTTTCACGAAACATGGATAATGTGCTTATTGGACGATACCATGGCAGCGGAGCTCTGGGACTTTACAGCAAAGCATACCAGCTGTTGATGATGCCCATTACCAATCTGCGTGATCCCATGACCAGTGTTGCTCTGCCCGCTTTGAGCCGGTTGCAGAATGATCCGGATCTGTATAAAAACTACTATTTGAAATGTGTATCACTGCTTGCATTTGTATCCATGCCACTTGTGGGGTTTATGCTGGTATATTCAGACCAGTTGATTCATCTGCTGCTGGGGCCCCAGTGGATAGGTGCCAGTGTCATTTTTAAAATACTGGCCATTGCCGCTTTTGTTCAGCCGGTCAGCGGAACATTGGGAATGGTGCTCATCTCAACCGGAAGAAGCCGACTGTATTTGAAAATGGGTGTTTTCAGTGCTGTGGTTATTTGCAGTTCATTTGCCATGGGCCTGCCATGGGGAGGAAAGGGTGTGGCTGCCGGATATGCTGCAGCAAACTACCTGGTGTTGTTTCCAACGGTATATTATACGTTCAAAGGAACTGCCATCCGCAGTAAAGATTTTTTATATGCGGTGGGCAAACCTCTCATATCAAGCTTGATTATGGTGGCAGGGTGTTTTCTGCTGTTTTGTTTTTCACAACATATGAATACAGTGATCAGCCTTGCGGTTGGCGGTTTTGCCGCTATTCTGATATATTTTTCAGTGTTTGCCTGTTTATTTTCCGGTCTGAATGAACTTCACGATTATTACAGCTATGGCAAATTGATTTTTGAACGGAAAAATAGATGA
- a CDS encoding phosphotransferase family protein has protein sequence MFFKQFLLNNWADIFKENPPADIDCVLLSSCLEDHGNNLIMVFSEHHCHFPKYIMKTTRNKKFNFKIETEFEALKKAAKDDFLRPYIPYPYMAGYLNGCAYLIQEGIRGRTLHDVLCARKNTPLTWSLVNQAIEILIKINGMNTSKDIENKHPGMDRALSLLPAAVLTETGLSIKEIDLIVETRDTLFKKNRFFIHNDYWGANILVNERNMSISGIVDWEFSTATSPVPSDIVWFVVNLIYALNITRQTRSFYEVVKTAFFTPESMELIKRCLNRYTALMEIEEIDFIQWIEAVLLEMGLRELKAYGQTGVMDKECLQLLKSIINNRDKSFF, from the coding sequence ATGTTTTTCAAACAATTTTTATTGAATAACTGGGCGGATATTTTTAAGGAAAATCCACCTGCAGATATTGATTGTGTTCTGTTGTCTTCATGTCTGGAAGATCATGGAAATAATCTGATAATGGTATTTTCTGAACATCATTGTCACTTTCCAAAATATATCATGAAGACAACCAGAAATAAAAAATTCAATTTTAAAATTGAAACAGAATTTGAGGCATTGAAGAAAGCGGCAAAGGATGATTTTTTGCGGCCATATATCCCATATCCCTACATGGCTGGTTATTTGAATGGATGTGCATATCTGATTCAAGAAGGGATAAGGGGGCGGACTCTTCATGACGTGTTGTGTGCCCGAAAAAACACCCCTTTGACCTGGAGCCTTGTCAATCAAGCAATAGAGATTTTAATAAAAATCAATGGGATGAACACCTCAAAGGATATTGAAAATAAACATCCCGGTATGGATAGGGCGTTGAGCCTTCTGCCGGCTGCCGTGCTCACAGAGACAGGTCTGTCCATAAAAGAAATTGATTTGATAGTTGAGACAAGGGACACGCTGTTCAAAAAGAATCGATTTTTTATCCATAATGATTACTGGGGAGCCAATATCCTTGTAAATGAACGAAATATGTCCATTTCAGGGATTGTTGACTGGGAATTTTCCACGGCCACGTCTCCGGTTCCATCAGACATCGTCTGGTTTGTTGTTAACCTGATTTATGCGTTGAACATCACAAGACAAACAAGATCATTTTATGAGGTGGTCAAAACGGCATTCTTTACTCCTGAATCGATGGAACTGATAAAAAGATGTTTGAACAGGTACACCGCTTTGATGGAGATAGAAGAAATCGATTTTATTCAATGGATAGAAGCGGTATTGCTTGAAATGGGATTGCGCGAATTAAAAGCTTATGGTCAAACAGGTGTAATGGACAAAGAATGCCTGCAGCTATTAAAATCTATAATAAACAACAGGGATAAATCATTTTTTTAA
- a CDS encoding glycosyltransferase, producing MNISVILSTCNRPDILSRTLNSLLYLKTENLVWELLIVDNADDIDTQKVVNSYRHRLPLRFFVQRKPGKNHALNLVLPLAKGDLFVFTDDDIIADKNWLIHMWQGAGRWPANDVFGGKILAAWPDNQAPCWGNHHPLNQSIFGLHDPFPTEQLYDSGPFLPYGPNLAIRKKIFDQGYTYNTEIGPDNKTVYRMGSETELLARLKKNGFLSVYLPDSIVYHQIRPFQLTSEGLAYRNFRIGYSSVTPNDYFGTLIGGCSRYLWRQLIETLWQLYRAKLNRNTTAEFEAQAHFYRIRGKIYAQRHCSGISPDSCLQKVLDCN from the coding sequence TTGAACATCTCTGTCATATTATCGACATGCAACCGTCCTGATATTTTGTCACGAACTTTGAACAGTCTGCTGTATCTGAAAACTGAAAATCTGGTATGGGAACTGTTGATTGTGGACAATGCAGATGATATTGACACACAAAAAGTTGTCAATAGCTACAGGCACCGGCTTCCCTTGCGTTTTTTCGTTCAAAGAAAACCGGGCAAGAATCATGCACTTAATCTGGTACTTCCATTGGCAAAAGGAGATCTTTTTGTTTTTACTGATGATGATATCATCGCAGACAAAAACTGGTTGATTCATATGTGGCAGGGAGCTGGTCGATGGCCGGCAAATGATGTATTCGGGGGAAAAATTCTGGCGGCCTGGCCGGACAATCAAGCGCCATGCTGGGGAAACCATCATCCATTAAATCAAAGCATCTTTGGTTTGCATGATCCTTTTCCAACCGAACAGCTTTATGATTCAGGCCCATTTTTGCCCTATGGGCCGAATCTGGCAATACGAAAAAAAATTTTTGATCAGGGGTATACCTATAATACAGAAATTGGTCCGGACAATAAAACCGTCTACAGAATGGGGAGCGAAACAGAATTACTTGCACGGTTAAAAAAAAACGGTTTTTTGTCGGTGTATTTACCTGACAGTATCGTTTATCATCAAATCAGGCCATTTCAATTGACATCTGAAGGGCTGGCATACAGAAATTTCCGGATTGGCTATTCTTCTGTAACACCGAATGATTATTTTGGCACCCTGATTGGCGGATGTTCCAGATACTTGTGGAGACAACTGATCGAGACGCTCTGGCAGTTGTACCGGGCAAAACTGAATCGGAATACAACTGCCGAATTTGAAGCACAGGCCCATTTTTACAGGATACGCGGTAAGATTTATGCCCAGAGACACTGTTCAGGAATATCGCCGGATTCCTGTTTACAAAAAGTGCTTGACTGCAATTAG
- a CDS encoding glycosyltransferase family 2 protein translates to MQHSDLKKPFVSIIFPFYNREKYIPFALKSIQAQTYTHYELIAVDDGSEDNSYAVVQSFEKTFEGKLKIIRQSNKGPAHARNAAIEIARGDLIAFLDSDDVWHEDKLKRQIELYARVDDVAFIYSGYTMIDNSGKIIRECMPDKKFQGRIYTKLWTHHNDIWGGTLLVEKKKLLAAGCFDPELRGAENLDLRIRLAKTGNVFFNDMSLCFYRKHAQSLTDNKTMMRDYHAKLVEKHFIKTNSTGWLFRWVQAKLFYNDGMMQFAEKKMITALGLFLKSILWNPFYVRSYVQAFRCCLGKNVNEFLSRLKSGQIMPNNRGKN, encoded by the coding sequence ATGCAACATTCTGATTTAAAAAAACCTTTTGTTTCAATCATTTTCCCTTTTTACAACAGGGAAAAATATATTCCATTTGCACTCAAATCCATACAGGCCCAAACTTATACCCATTATGAACTGATTGCCGTGGATGATGGATCTGAAGATAACTCTTATGCTGTCGTCCAATCTTTTGAAAAAACGTTTGAAGGAAAGCTCAAAATCATCCGGCAGTCTAATAAAGGACCGGCCCATGCAAGAAATGCAGCGATTGAAATTGCCAGAGGAGACCTGATTGCCTTTTTAGACAGCGATGATGTCTGGCATGAAGATAAATTAAAAAGGCAGATAGAGTTGTATGCACGTGTTGATGACGTTGCGTTTATTTACAGTGGTTACACAATGATCGACAATTCAGGTAAAATTATCCGGGAGTGTATGCCTGATAAGAAATTTCAAGGCAGAATATATACTAAGCTGTGGACACACCACAATGATATATGGGGTGGAACCCTTCTGGTGGAAAAAAAGAAATTGTTGGCAGCCGGTTGTTTTGATCCGGAACTCAGAGGTGCTGAAAATCTTGACTTACGTATCCGCCTGGCTAAAACAGGCAATGTTTTCTTCAATGACATGTCGTTATGTTTCTACAGAAAACACGCTCAAAGCTTGACTGACAACAAAACAATGATGCGGGATTATCATGCGAAACTGGTTGAAAAGCATTTTATTAAGACCAATTCGACAGGATGGCTGTTTCGATGGGTTCAGGCAAAATTATTCTACAATGATGGGATGATGCAGTTTGCAGAAAAAAAAATGATCACTGCCCTTGGATTGTTCCTTAAATCCATTTTGTGGAATCCATTTTATGTAAGAAGCTATGTTCAGGCATTCAGATGCTGTCTGGGTAAAAATGTCAATGAATTTTTATCCCGTCTGAAATCTGGTCAAATAATGCCAAATAATAGGGGAAAAAATTAA
- a CDS encoding O-antigen ligase family protein has product MGRLFLLGLVSVSGGAAIFRPWVGIVAYYLLAILGPQYIWWWVFEGLRVSLIVALATLSGVFLSFFRQHVDLDFLINWQNCWLGLLWFCIAVSFFLGPYVSSFASAGLEPHQLFSITNTIFVFYFCATLEINDIRKLKYLTLVFAFSTFYLTYWANHQYFSENWAQFNTGRLMGPSGLDGGNIYKDENAFAMLFVTGLPFIYYLGWECKKRWLSWILWAIIPLGWHAVFLTGSRGGLVGIATVMFSVIFLSKKKIWAVPLMAVFLIFYQWQAGDVLTQRSQSIVDFEGESSAEDRLHAWAGGLKIIADHPIVGVGIGSFITALPEYHDIRPMVAHNTFIQFAAESGVGAGLAYIVVVGLFFVHALRIHRWCPHFVDDQDMDKINLYNKAGTASFSGLIVCSLFLSLNVYEIFFVLLLFNNALYQICLKKVRTKITGTYD; this is encoded by the coding sequence GTGGGAAGACTATTTCTCTTAGGTCTGGTTTCAGTCAGCGGTGGCGCTGCAATATTTCGTCCATGGGTGGGAATTGTCGCTTATTATCTGCTTGCTATACTGGGCCCTCAGTATATCTGGTGGTGGGTTTTTGAAGGCTTGCGCGTCTCTTTGATTGTTGCACTGGCCACCCTTTCCGGGGTATTCCTCTCCTTTTTCAGACAGCATGTTGATCTTGATTTCTTGATTAACTGGCAGAATTGCTGGCTGGGACTCCTCTGGTTCTGCATCGCTGTTTCATTTTTTTTGGGTCCTTATGTCTCCTCGTTTGCTTCAGCCGGACTTGAACCGCACCAATTATTTTCGATAACAAACACCATCTTTGTTTTTTATTTTTGCGCAACTCTGGAAATCAACGATATTCGAAAATTAAAATATCTCACACTTGTTTTTGCTTTTTCAACATTCTACCTGACTTATTGGGCCAATCATCAGTATTTTTCTGAAAACTGGGCACAGTTTAACACGGGACGGTTGATGGGACCGTCCGGACTGGACGGCGGGAATATCTATAAAGACGAAAACGCCTTTGCCATGCTGTTTGTGACCGGTTTGCCCTTTATCTATTATCTGGGCTGGGAATGTAAAAAAAGATGGCTGAGCTGGATACTTTGGGCAATTATTCCGCTGGGGTGGCATGCTGTGTTCTTAACCGGATCACGGGGAGGGCTGGTTGGGATTGCTACAGTTATGTTTTCTGTAATTTTTCTTTCCAAGAAAAAAATATGGGCGGTGCCTTTAATGGCGGTATTTTTAATTTTTTATCAATGGCAGGCCGGCGATGTTCTGACACAAAGAAGTCAGAGCATTGTTGATTTTGAGGGGGAAAGTTCGGCAGAAGATCGGCTTCATGCATGGGCCGGGGGTCTTAAAATAATCGCAGATCATCCAATTGTCGGTGTAGGGATCGGATCATTTATTACCGCTTTGCCAGAGTACCATGATATCAGACCAATGGTGGCGCATAACACATTCATTCAATTTGCTGCCGAATCAGGTGTCGGCGCCGGGCTTGCTTATATTGTTGTCGTTGGATTGTTTTTTGTACATGCACTAAGAATTCACCGCTGGTGCCCTCACTTTGTTGATGATCAGGATATGGACAAAATAAATTTATACAATAAAGCCGGCACCGCCTCTTTTAGCGGACTGATCGTCTGTTCACTGTTTTTGAGCCTGAATGTTTATGAAATTTTTTTTGTATTGCTGCTGTTTAACAACGCTTTGTATCAGATCTGTTTAAAGAAAGTGAGAACCAAGATCACCGGGACTTATGACTGA
- a CDS encoding alpha/beta hydrolase-fold protein, with the protein MPQAGFSNTLVVSTVKELMATVPLNKKGNLTVLIEDGVYEIPHRIEISGDRVTYKGISLNPGAVVIKGKGHAGNVDNVFSINGSHVYIQNLKIGQVKRHAVQIHGENKVEKVFISNVHFFDTGEQMLKGSFDKNRPGHFIRSAMVENCVFEFTGGKAFQSYTGGIDVHHGENWVVKNNVFKNITNPGGKLTEGAVHFWNHSKNIIVTGNKIIHCDRGILFGMDNSPVYSGRIADNLIHTTKDTGIYLCNATDIEVVNNTIYIDSTYPNAIEYRFEKTKDVVIAGNFANRAIRSRDGGSARVFDNDLSVKNSWYIKPSQAESPPVEIPASARPKKSEPVRQPVTEASQVENLRAWHTDGQTFLTFDMVKNDFPDADITYGQYFERKKQIKNKVQYHIYRSNTPIKDVRQLTPLARVDGFTGWNEFFYGIHTNAEKYSGRKAIRYTVKPKEGPLALNKGAFVYTPEQKGSFYYAVTAVTGGRENKEILIGQNVTQNPVQEDTGPGTPILQRVESPKEFQYIKNPTLYFFTRWETFPNAGMNAHPFDYLVAVPENVKNPAPVGIHLHSWGGNLLEGYAWWNNAEKGAILLASNQYPYDWWTGYHEHLFSKNSPKSNKEWQHGVVRPFTINRLFSFLAFIDKDSQWPVDLSRTFAAGSSMGGSGSVMMAIRYPEKIAWARSWVGVHIPEESPQFKGSYAKVWGSPEFKVKFEDGTPVWDYYNNAKYLYAHPEKEMGFITFANGKNDNQIGWGQAVKFFKALQETKQPHLFVWGQKGHGQRTVMPGNNSERVMPLDIRTDQLLPAFTRCSLDNDPGNGDPGNGDPAGQANQWLYWEDPTLVDTVDRLEMTVALMDKAPAQVCTVDITPRRIQQFHVMPGTVLYWKNIDIHGHVIQNGQIIADAHGVITLEKITVSRQKNKLVISKNPV; encoded by the coding sequence ATGCCGCAGGCAGGCTTTTCAAACACTCTGGTGGTTTCCACAGTCAAAGAACTGATGGCAACCGTTCCGTTGAACAAAAAAGGCAATTTGACGGTATTGATTGAAGACGGGGTGTATGAGATCCCGCACCGCATTGAGATATCCGGGGACCGGGTCACTTACAAAGGCATTTCGCTCAATCCGGGTGCGGTGGTGATCAAGGGTAAAGGACATGCCGGAAACGTTGACAATGTTTTCAGTATCAACGGCAGTCACGTTTATATCCAGAATCTGAAGATCGGACAAGTCAAACGGCATGCGGTTCAGATCCATGGTGAAAACAAAGTGGAAAAAGTGTTTATCAGCAATGTGCATTTTTTTGATACCGGTGAACAGATGCTCAAGGGATCTTTTGATAAAAACAGACCCGGCCATTTTATCCGTTCCGCCATGGTGGAAAACTGCGTGTTTGAATTTACCGGTGGCAAAGCTTTCCAGTCTTACACCGGCGGGATTGATGTCCACCACGGGGAAAACTGGGTGGTGAAAAACAATGTGTTCAAAAATATCACAAATCCCGGGGGCAAGCTCACAGAAGGGGCGGTCCATTTCTGGAACCATTCAAAAAATATCATTGTTACCGGCAATAAAATCATCCATTGCGACAGGGGTATTTTGTTTGGCATGGACAACTCCCCGGTTTATTCAGGAAGGATTGCCGATAATCTCATCCATACCACAAAAGATACCGGTATTTACCTTTGCAACGCAACAGATATCGAGGTGGTGAACAACACCATTTATATTGATTCCACCTATCCCAATGCCATTGAATACCGGTTTGAAAAAACAAAAGATGTGGTGATTGCCGGCAATTTTGCCAACCGGGCGATCAGATCCCGGGACGGCGGATCTGCCAGGGTGTTTGACAATGACCTGTCTGTCAAAAACAGCTGGTATATAAAACCAAGCCAGGCAGAATCGCCGCCGGTTGAAATACCAGCATCAGCTCGTCCTAAAAAATCAGAACCTGTCCGTCAACCGGTTACTGAGGCTTCTCAGGTCGAAAATCTGAGGGCATGGCATACAGACGGCCAGACATTTTTAACCTTTGATATGGTGAAAAATGATTTTCCGGATGCTGACATAACCTATGGGCAGTATTTTGAGAGAAAAAAACAGATCAAAAATAAGGTGCAGTACCACATTTACCGGTCAAATACCCCCATTAAAGATGTCAGACAATTGACCCCCCTGGCCCGGGTGGATGGGTTTACCGGTTGGAATGAATTTTTTTATGGAATTCACACCAACGCAGAAAAATATTCGGGCAGAAAAGCCATCCGGTATACTGTTAAACCCAAAGAGGGTCCTCTGGCACTGAATAAGGGGGCGTTCGTATATACACCGGAGCAAAAGGGCTCTTTTTATTATGCGGTCACGGCTGTCACAGGCGGTCGTGAAAACAAAGAAATTCTAATCGGACAAAATGTCACCCAAAACCCGGTCCAAGAAGATACTGGGCCCGGGACACCCATATTGCAGCGGGTTGAATCCCCAAAAGAATTTCAATATATCAAAAATCCCACCCTGTATTTTTTTACCCGTTGGGAAACTTTTCCCAATGCCGGAATGAATGCCCATCCCTTTGATTATCTGGTGGCGGTTCCTGAAAATGTAAAAAATCCGGCACCCGTGGGAATTCATCTGCATTCATGGGGAGGAAATCTTCTGGAAGGATATGCCTGGTGGAACAATGCTGAAAAAGGGGCGATCCTGCTTGCTTCCAACCAGTATCCCTATGACTGGTGGACCGGGTATCATGAACATCTGTTTTCAAAAAATTCTCCGAAGTCAAATAAGGAATGGCAACATGGCGTGGTGCGGCCGTTTACCATCAACCGGCTGTTTTCTTTTCTGGCATTTATTGACAAAGACTCCCAATGGCCGGTGGATCTGTCCCGGACCTTTGCTGCCGGTTCCTCCATGGGGGGATCCGGCAGTGTGATGATGGCCATCCGGTATCCGGAAAAAATCGCCTGGGCCAGATCCTGGGTCGGGGTGCATATCCCGGAAGAATCCCCGCAGTTCAAGGGGTCTTATGCCAAGGTATGGGGAAGTCCGGAGTTCAAAGTTAAATTTGAAGACGGCACCCCGGTATGGGATTATTATAACAATGCAAAATATCTGTATGCCCATCCGGAAAAGGAGATGGGATTTATCACGTTTGCCAATGGCAAAAACGACAACCAGATCGGATGGGGTCAGGCGGTCAAGTTTTTCAAAGCACTGCAAGAAACCAAACAGCCCCATTTGTTTGTCTGGGGGCAAAAAGGACATGGCCAGCGGACCGTGATGCCGGGCAACAACAGCGAACGTGTCATGCCACTGGATATCCGGACCGATCAGCTGCTGCCGGCATTTACCCGGTGCAGCTTAGACAATGATCCCGGAAACGGCGATCCCGGAAACGGCGATCCGGCCGGGCAGGCCAACCAGTGGCTGTACTGGGAGGATCCCACCCTGGTGGATACCGTTGACCGTCTGGAGATGACCGTCGCTCTGATGGACAAGGCGCCTGCTCAGGTTTGTACCGTAGATATCACCCCCCGCAGGATACAACAGTTTCATGTCATGCCCGGCACTGTTTTGTATTGGAAAAATATTGATATCCATGGCCATGTAATCCAGAACGGACAGATTATTGCAGATGCCCACGGCGTGATCACCCTTGAAAAAATAACGGTGTCCCGGCAAAAAAATAAACTTGTGATTTCAAAAAACCCGGTGTGA
- a CDS encoding acyltransferase yields MNTQAESWFAFFAQFWALVPGLPGNYLRAAFYRQVLDFCDKACVISFGAICTHRQVKIEKNVYIGPYSLIGSSWIKAGTLIGSRVSVTSGKKQHALDDTGQWKGFDAKNMVQVHIGPRAWIGEGAVVMADVGDTSMIGAGAVVAAVVPDHVMGAGNPFQIRRQIHEN; encoded by the coding sequence ATGAACACTCAGGCAGAAAGCTGGTTTGCCTTTTTTGCCCAGTTCTGGGCCCTGGTGCCGGGGCTGCCCGGTAACTATCTGCGGGCCGCATTTTACCGGCAGGTGCTTGATTTTTGTGATAAGGCGTGTGTGATCTCATTTGGTGCCATATGTACCCACCGGCAGGTGAAAATTGAAAAAAATGTGTATATCGGACCCTACTCACTGATCGGGTCATCCTGGATCAAGGCCGGCACCCTGATCGGTTCCCGGGTCAGTGTAACCAGTGGGAAAAAGCAGCATGCCTTAGATGACACCGGGCAATGGAAAGGGTTTGATGCCAAAAATATGGTACAGGTCCATATCGGTCCCCGGGCCTGGATCGGGGAGGGGGCCGTGGTGATGGCAGATGTGGGTGATACCAGCATGATCGGGGCAGGGGCCGTGGTGGCAGCCGTGGTGCCGGACCATGTCATGGGCGCGGGCAATCCGTTTCAAATCCGCCGGCAGATCCATGAAAATTAA